The following are encoded in a window of Magnetococcales bacterium genomic DNA:
- a CDS encoding acyl carrier protein, producing the protein MNNPERFEGDVLIILADEFGLEEDHPLDGPLFSNDLLDSMDVLKLINHLENRFEIKLPTFEVSLEMLDTIEQIAKLVAKRKGSG; encoded by the coding sequence GAAGGTGATGTTTTGATCATTCTCGCGGATGAGTTTGGCCTGGAGGAGGATCATCCCCTGGATGGCCCCCTCTTTTCCAACGATCTGCTGGACTCCATGGATGTGTTGAAACTGATCAATCATCTGGAAAACCGCTTTGAAATCAAGCTTCCCACCTTTGAGGTCTCCTTGGAGATGCTGGACACCATCGAGCAGATTGCCAAGCTGGTCGCCAAGCGCAAGGGGAGTGGTTAA